AGAGCAGCAAAATATATGAAACGaacactgacagaattgaagggaaaaatgGAATGttttacaataatagttggagacttcaatacatgAATTTCAATAATGATTAGAATatctagacaaaaaaaaatagtaaggaaATACAGAGTTCAAACAACATTATGAAACAACTAGACCTGAAAGACATTTAcagaaaatgacatctttgcactTGCCTTTTGGTAAAAATTAAGGGGAAAATAAATGTTATAGGATAAATATCTACTAGCTGACAGACTCAACAACAAAGTAGGAAATTTGgcttagaaaaatgaacaaagtaaaAAAATCCTGAGCAATGAGTTGTCATCGCAGGCAGTCTTACCTATCCTTGTTGCTTCCATAGTTAGCTTGCTTCTGGTTGTACCATAGGGTTGTCCCAAGATGTTGGTTCAGCAGTGTTATGGTGCAATATAACAGGATGGTATAAAAGGGAACAAGGTGGTATAAAAGGGCATGAAAGAAACTCCTACAATTTAACAACCATACCCAAATAACctaataaaaatgggcaaaaggtgtgaatagacatttctttaaAAGAGATGTACGAAGGGGCATGAAACacatgaaagatgctcaacatcattagtcattaaggacaTTCAAATCAGAACACATTGAGATACAACTTCACTTCCATGAGGATGACTTTAAtaataaagttgttgttaggttgttaggtcctatggagtcagttccgactcatagcaaccctatgtacaacagaacaaaacactgcccgatcctgcaccatctttccaaacgtttttatgcttgaacccattgttgcagcccctgcgtcaatccatctttttgaggatcttcccctttttcattgtccctctactttaccaagcaaaatGTACTTCTCCggtgactgatctctcctgataacatgtccaaagtatgtgatacataACTTCccctccttgcttccaaagagcattctggttgtacctcttccaagacagatttgtttttccagctttcgcatgcatacaagATGATTGAAaaaactatggcttgggtcaggcgtaccttagtcttcaaggtaacatcttcatttttcaacactttaaaggggtacttttttcttttttttgtgataggtttgtccaatgcaatgcaacttttgatttcttgactgctgcttccatgggtgttgattgtggatccaagtaaaatgaaatccttgacaacttcatcttttctctgtttatcatgatgttgcttattggtccagttgtgaggatttttgttttcttcactatgagttggaatcgactcaacggcactgggtttatgttgaggtataatccatactgaaggctgtgatctttgatctttgtcagtaagtgcttcaagtccctttcactttcagcaagcaaggtcatgtcatttgcatattgcaggttcttcatgagtcttcctccggtcttgatgccctgtttttcttcatacttccagcttctcagattactttttcatcatacagattgagtgggtatgatgaaaggatacaaccctgacacataccttccctgactttaagcaGAGCAGTatgcccttgctctgtttgaaccactgcctcttaatctatgtacaggttcctcatgagcataatttagttgtctggaattcccattctttgaaatgttatccataatttgttatgatccacagagttgaatgcttttgcatagtcagtaaaacaccggtaaacatctttctggtattctctgacatCTTTCtgattcacctgacatcagcaatgatataccttgttCTACTTCCTCCTCTGAAtggagcttgaatttctggtaattcccagttgatacactgctgtagcggcttttgaatgatcttcagcaaacttttacttgtgtgtaatattaatgatattgttcaataatttcctcattttttggatcacctttcttgggaataggcatgaactggatctcttccactcagttggccagggagctgtcttggaaatttcttggcatagacgaatgagcgcttccagtgttgcatccacttgctgaaacatcttaatcggtattctgtcatttcctggagccttgtttttcaataaAGCCTTTaatacagcttgaacttcttccttcagtaccattggttggtgaccatatgctaccttgtaaaatagttgaatgtcaaccaattctttttggtacagtgacactgtgtattctttccatctttttttaatgcttcctgcatcgttcaacattttcaccatagaatccttcaccattgcaactcaaggcctgattttttttcttcagttctttcagcttcagaaatgctaagcgtgttgTTCctctggttttctacctccaggtctttgcccaagtcattataatactttactttgacttctcaagctgccctttgatatcctctattcagctcttagtcatttctctctttctctttagctactcaacgttcagaAGCAGGTTtcggagtctgttctgacatcctttttggtcttttctttgttttctgtctttttaacaacctgttgcttttttcatgtgtgatgtctttgatggtgttccacaacttgtctggtcttcagtcaaatctgttcttgagatggtttggaaattcaggagggatatgctcaaggtcatactttcgctctcatggacttattctaattttcttcagtttcaacctgaacttgtatatgagcaactgatggtctgttccacagtcggcccctggccttgttctgactgatgatattgagctttcccgttgagtttttccacagatgtagtttatttgattcctgtgtgttccatctggtgaggtccatgagtatagtctccatttacatTGCtgaaaagaagatatttgcaataaagaagttgttggtcttgcaaaagtctatcatgtgatctctggcgttgtttctatcaccaaggccatattttccagccaccagttcttcttctttgtttccatccttcgcattccaattaccagtattatcaatgcatcctgattgcatgtttgatcaacttcagactgcagaagttggtaaaaatcttcagtttcttcatctttggccttagtggttggtgcataaatttgaataatagtcacattaactggtctttcttgtaggctatggatattattctatcactgacagcattgtacttcagtgaatgcaatgccattcctcttcaagttgtcgttcccagcatagtagaccatatgactattcagttcaaaatggccaataccagtccttttcagcttgctaatgcaaaaaaaaaaaaaaaacctagtatattgatgtttacgcattccatttcttttttgacgatttccaattttccttgatttgtacttttgaatgttccaggttccaattattaatggatgtttgcagctgtttcttctcattttgagtggtgccatatcagcaaatgaaggtcccgaaagcttgactccatctacgtcattaatgtcgactctactttgaggaggtatccCTTCCcctgttgtcttttgagtgccttccaacctgaaggactcaacttctggcactgtatcaatgttccactgctattcaaaaggttttcagtggctaattcttttcagaagtagactgttgggcCCTTCTTATTAGTATCccctagtttggaagctcagctgaaacttgtctgccatTGGTATTTGAAAACTGGCAGtataacttctagcatcacagcaacaggtaagcctccacaatatgacaaattgacagatgcttgggggtgggggttaataatgatagaaataataaaaaaagacaaaataacagAGTTGGTGAGGATGTGTAGATATTTCTGGTGGCAATATAAAATGGAAGAAGAACTCTCTTTATGAGTTGGGGCCAGAGTTGAGGAAATCTGAAGTACAAATTCCCCAAGTGGGTCACTGGGAGCGATGTCATGTTGGGCCATTTATACTTCCACCCTTTGATCTCTGGACCCACGTCTTCTGCACTTTGGGGATATAGAACACTATGATTGTCATTATTTTACagtatcgacggcactgggtttgggttatgctaAATCAAATCCAAACTCGTTGACATCAAatggattccaactgatagtgaccctctaggtcagaatagaactgccccatagggtgtccaaggctgtaatctttacagaagcagactgtcatatttttcttctgcagagcagctgatgggttcgaatcaccaaagttttggttagcagttgatgcctaactgctgtaccaccagggcttcttcagtgTATACAACATCTTGAAAATTATGTAGTCATAACTGCCTATGTATTGAAATATTGCACTATATATGATCATctttaaaattaaacactttcccatactattactttttttttttttaaattctcccaTACTCCAAATTCACTTTAGGCTATGTTttatctctctccttccctttcctgaCAAACTTTTACAAAATAGGTCTATACCTGCCACCTACATTTCTTCAATTCTCAATCACTCTTCAACCAGCCCACCTGAATTATTTCTCACCCTGCCACTTTATTTACAGAGCCAGGAAATAAATGGAGCCCTCTCTAAGATGAACAAAGTTTTCATGTTACTAAGTGCatgtcaggggatatttttcaGCCCTTCTTTTATTATTAGTTCTTTAACAGCATTAAAAGTATCAACCAGCTTACTTTTCTTCAAATGGAACCTGCTTGCCTACATAACATTGAGTACACCAAGTGTACCATAAAATCACCAAATATTCTTTAAGGCAAGCACTTCCCAAGGTGGGATTTCACTCTAAGAAAGATGGTTCCTAGGTTTGGGTCCTTGTAGCAATTAACTTTCCTTAAGAGACAGCTTGTTActttaaaatgaaactaaagaCAGAAGAATTTCTCCTTGGAGGAAATAAATCACAGACCCCTCCCCTCCGGCCCCCACAACCCTCCATTGTGTCTACAAAGAGACAAAATTGGcagaaaattttttgttttatcttttttgagATTGGATGTTAGCCCAAAGgttgcatccaccagctgctcctggaaatcCTCTGAGGCAAtaccattctgtcctataagttcgctaagagtctgaatcgacttgaaggcaatttttttgTACTCATGGAAGGTGAATTGTTTAGAGAGTGAAAGGATAATAGAGCAATTTATTTAATGAAGAGCTCTGAGATCCAACCCAGGAGACTCAGGAAACTTtaaacatgtcctcattgcccCTCATCCTGTAAATATTTGATCCCAGCCTTGGTGAAAACCAAATTGGGGTTCTCAGAGTCAGACCATAGAGAAGAGAAACTGCTTCAGTGACACCATCAGAAAGAGTTAGTGTGTCCCCTTCAGGGCTGGtggagtaaaaagaaaaagaataaaagcatGTACTGGGCCTCATCTCTCTGGTAAGGATACTGAAATCTTCAATACTTGCTTAGGAAATGTGAACTCCCTGTACTTTGAACACACTTAAATTTCCACTGCGGCCAGTCTTTTCCAGCTCTCatgtttcttctttgtctttctggAACCTAGACCCTCTCTCCAAGAAGAGTTGGAAATGGCCATTTCTTGAATGTATAATTTTCTGGAGAATCTCTCAACCAGCTATGACACTTTACCTTATTTCCCTCCTCAAACATGACTTCGCCTCTTCTATAAATTATAGATTAGTGTTAGATTTCCTCCATCCAGTAATGTATCCATTACCTActcaaagaaaatatattataAGGGAGGTATTGTCTATTTTGTTCCTACTATGTTTGGGTTTTTCTATATATTCCCTAACTATTTTTGCTTACATGAAAAATTACTGGtttctaaatatttctttaatacCCTGCCAACTTACTGATAGCACTTAAAAGTTCTATTTGTATGCTATTTCTTCTTAGTGTCCTCAGTATTGTCTATACATACTATAATTACTTTGAGGTTTAGTACTCAGACCCAtttcattttgtcattttaaatgatgcaggagaatGACTAAAGTGGGATTGATTGCCTTGGTTTATTCATGAATTTATCAcaaatattttagtgttttaatGTAGATTATACTGTTCACTGTGGTTTTAAAACAGCCATTCTATATATTAAGGCAATGGTAGGAAAACAAAGTCACAATCTGTGACACAcaagtaaatataaaattacCCATGTAAGAGTCACATCAGGGCATAGTACTGAATGCTCTATTTGTGGGCCTCACAAGCTCTGTCCTTCCTACCCTTCATCCTCAGCTCTCTATCTCACTGATCTCTTAAATTCCTTCCAAGGTCACCGCCCCACAGGGAATTAAGCTTTCTGTTATCTCAACCCACTggtgtcgagtccattccaactcatagcgaccctacaggacagagtagaactgcccgatagagtttccaaggagcacctggcagattcgaactgccgagctcttggttagcagctgtagcacttaaccactatgctatgagttggaatcgactcgatggcagtgggtttgatttttgggtggGTTATCTCAACCTATTGTGCTTGTCCTTTCCTTGCTTCCTCTGAATGACAATTACCTACTCTTCTTCTGTCAGCCAAATAATCCTATTTCAGAGAAGCCTTTCCTTCTCATCTGCCCAGACTAAATTACATGTCctcagtgatttttttctctttttaattaacTTCCATTCTTTATGCATGAAtaatactatttttcttttttggaaatgtaaacatttattttcaaatcttAAGTTTGACTTTTAGTTTTCTTCGGTATAATTTGCTGTATagaagtttttaatattttaatctaATCTATCCATTGTACACTTTGTCATAAATTACACTGATTTTAGTACAACACATCCTCTTTCAAGAGCAAGTACACATGAGCACACACATGCTCTGTATTTGATTTTAATGGTTGTGTGCTGTTATTCCCTTCTCTTACTTATAGAGTCCACATGGCCTTTCCTTTTCTTGGAAGAATCCATCTGACCAGTGGTTTCTCCAATAGGGAGCCATAGGTATCTTTACTAATTGGAAGAGCTGCATGGAGTCCAAAAGAGGTAACAGACTTGTTGTGTTTATAATGACCACAATTCCACCCTTGCTTAATGGCTGCCCTAGTTTAAAGGGGATATTGGTAAGTGATAGACATGCAAGACAGATTTATCTTgatgataaaaacagaaaatcacaatTATCAAGTGCCTACTCTATATCACAGGCACCACTCTAGAAAAATGACatttatcatctcatttaattcactCAACAATCTCATTATGTAGGGAATATTTACTACTGTCATCAGAGAAGGGAGTATTTCCAGCTGAGTGATTAAGTAACTTTCTCATGGTCACATAGGTAGTAAGTTGGTAGAGCCAAAATTCTATTTCAGGAGGTATGATTCAAACACTCATTTTTGAAATCACAGCTTTATACTGTAGCTTGAGAGAATTATATATCTAAAATAATTGTCATAAAAGGaaccccaaacccaaaaacccattgctgtcgagtcgattctgactcatagagacctagagtagaactgccctatagagtttccaaggagcgcctggtagattcaaactgtcgggCTTTTGGTTGACAGTCATAGCTGTTAGCCACTATGACACCAAGGTTTCCCATAAAAGGAatggattaataataataatagttattattaATTGGGAGTCCTgttatcacagtggttaagtgctaagccgCTAATTCAAAGttaggcagttggaacccaccagccactctgtgggaggaagatgtggcagcctccgTCCCTAAAGataagagccttggaaaccctatggggaagttgtactctgtcatattgggttgatttgtgttggaattgactttacggcaatgcttttttttttatttaatttgataTTATTAATTGAGATCCTCCTATTCACAAAACCATTCATTTCTAAACCTCACAGAGAAGGTAATAGTATTAACTagatttttataaaagaaaaaataagacatGAAGAGTTAACTATCAAATCAGTAGGATGTGACAGGTCACATTTAAGATATGGATTTCAACTCAGATGACCTTTATTCACTGACATAGAGCTACCAGAATGAAGGAGGTATGGGGATTGTCATGGAAAAGTACATACTTGAGAGTCACATAAAGTGTTTTCAATTAGCTTGGAAGAGTCATGTGAAAGAAGAAATTGGTTTATGTATATAGATACAGGTAGGAAAATTAGAACCAGTGAACAGAAgccaaaaagagagagatttttgCTAAAGTGTCTAAATAATTATACACATTTAAAATAGAAAAGTGCTACCTGTGACTGAGAGAGTCACTATCATTGGAAGGACTCAATAACACAATACAGCTGGTATTGTAAAGGTGATGACTAGCTGAGATGCTAGTTGACAGTTCACTGAATGTTGCTTTTTACCTTCTCCAGCCTACACACTACCTACATGGAAGcagaaaatcaaacaaaattTTCAGAATTCTTCTTGTTGGGCCTTTCAGAGGATTCTGAACTTCAGCCCCTCTTCTTTGGACtcttcctgtccatgtacctggTCACTGTCCTTGGGAACCTGTTCATCATTCTGGCCGTCAGCTCTgacccccacctccacacccccatgtacttcttcctctccaacctgtcttTTGTTGACATCTGTTTCATCACCACCACGGTCCCAAAGATGCTGGTAAACATTCAGACACAGAGTAAAGTCATTTCCTATATAGGATGCCTCACTCAGGTGTATTTCTTCATGATATTTGCTGGACTGGACAATTTTATCCTGTCCTTGATGGCTTATGAccggtttgtggccatctgtcaccctctGCACTATACAGTCATCATGAAGCCCTGGCTCTGTGTCTTGTTGGTTTTGATGTCTTGGGTCATCATTTTCTGGGCCTCTCTGCTTCATATTCTACTGATAACACGGTTGAACTTCTGTATAGGCACTGAAattcctcatttcttctgtgaactggCTCAGATTATCAAATTGGCCTGCTCAGATACACTCATCAATAACAtctgtttgtgtgtgttgacTGTTCTGCTAGTTGTGTTTCCCCTCTCAGGGACCCTCTTCTCTTATTCTCAGATTGTCTCCAATTTGATGAGGATATCCTCTGTTGGGGCCAGGTATAAGGCATTTTCCACTTGTGGGTCTCACCTCTCTGTGGTCTCCTTGTTCTATGGAACAGGCCTTGGGGTCTTCCTCAGTTCTACTGTGATCCATGCTTCCCAGAGAATCTCTATTgcctcagtgatgtacactgtGGTCACACCCATGCTGAATCCCTTCATATACAGCCTAAGGAATAAGGATATGAAGGGATTCCTGAGACGGCTTCTTTGTAGGGCAACCTCTTGTGCATGATGATAGCCACTGGCCTCAGGGCTAAATGGActttatggtccccaaaccaaaTGTCATGAATTTAAATATcctgattcttttttcttcctcaaaagacatgcatcatttcttccaatcCCAAAGCAACTATgatttgctttctatttgttattTTACCATTTTTCCTCAACTCTTTCCTAAGTAAATCCTTTTGACTCTTTTTTCCTATATGCTGTCCATAAAGTTCTTTCTTTAGCCAGCTTTcctagaaccattcctgaaaattCCAGACTTAGATTTGCTGCATTAATCTTGTTCAGTGTAGGTGTGGTTTCCCCAAAGGTTAATCTCTCAAACATGGATGCTTTTCATCTTCATTTGGTTATGTGTATGTTTTtccatgaaagaaataaaattaaaatcatacaaCAGGCATAACCAACTGCTTGTCACATCTGGACTGTGCTTATTGCTTTACATGTATGATTTTATCTTGCCATGAAAATATTTCTTTGAGGTATATTTTCATTCACCCCATTTTTCAGAGGACGAGTCTGAGATTGAGATGAGTTCAACCTGGCAAACCATCACTGAGTTAATACTCCTAACTTTGCTATCCTACTTTGTATAAGAACAATGATGTGGTTTTCAAGTTCAAGGGTGGGAATTTAgatttgatagattttttttcatatgattcATAGTAATTATTGCCTTTGATAACATGAGATTTTGATTCACTGTTTGTggcccttcttttcttcctttgttttctctttctttcttcttctttactttctccctttcctcattttattttacttttatatctcattgcagttttaagGTATATTCAGCAAGACCCTAAAAGATGTTGTAAGCAATACAATGAAATGAGTTGTTTCCTCACATGGTTTATTTTCTGGAACTCTCTGGAGGTGTCATCAGGAATGGTAGTTACACACTTGTGGAGTACATTCAGAGCTTCATTTTTTGAGATTATTGGTAGAATTGAGTCTGTCCCATGAACTGTGGAGTAGTAGATGATGTCAATCAATGCCCCACCTACATTCCCTGGGATCATCTCACCATCTTTATTGCACACCAGTCTGACTGCCAAAGGACAGCACCAGCTGGAACCTACTTTGTCAGATGCATGGTGGCAGAAATGACCTAGAATTATGtatctccaggggaagccttcatTGAGAAGTGTGGGATACAGCAGTTTACTTGGGGGTAATTCCAAGATGTCTGTCTTGTACATTTTCCAAAAAATTTCCCAGGATGAAAACTCATTCACTGTGGTAGCTGACTTAATGCAAGCTTTGTTGAatgtattttcttcccttttgcacTTCTCCTCTCTCTCATCCATGTTCCTTGCTCCTTCAAGTAAATTGCTTGCACTTGAATCCTTGTCTCAGTGTCATCTTCTGTGGGAATCAAAACTAAGAGAGTTGATAAATAAGGGGTATTAAGGGAGCCATGAAAATAACTGGAGACTTTAGGGCCAAAACAAAACTCAGAAGACACACACccaaaaaaaatagtgctatcgagtcttttccgactcatagcaaccctatgcaatgccccatagggtttccgaggagcgcctggcagacttgaacggCCGAccatttgcttagcagccatagcacttagcctaCGCCACCAGAAGATACAACTTACTGAAAAATCATAATTCACTAGTGAGAAAAGACTTGTTCAATATGGCTTCAATTTACTTTGATCCATGAAGGTTAATCAAATGTGTATCTATtatctgctattttttttatgtaccaaGTGAGGAGGAGACCAcagaggtataaaaaaaaaaaaagatttcaatttTGAGTGATAAGAATAATCATATCGATGTGTACTAGAAGCTGTTGTaaacaaaagtaaatattttcaacttACCGTGAATAAATCTATGGAAATGTtcctgaaaatttatttttaacggCTTTATTGATGTATGAAATCAACCCATTGTTGTAATCCAATGGTTTACGTAAATTTACTGAATTGTATCATCGTCACCCCAATCCAGTTTTAGAGGGTCTTGTACTACAAAGACAGAGATATTTGGTCAGAGGAAGCTTAGATCGTGTTGAATATGTGGCATCCCCAATGACATAGGAGTCAGGCAGTGCCCCAggtccataaatattttataaagcaaTATTGTATATTGCTTTTCTAGTCTCCTCCATAATGACCTCCTTTCCATAACTGTACAGGAAACAAGTAGGTAAGGAGAGCACCCTGCTGCTCTCTGTTCTGTTATACTGAGTGATTTATTAGAATGGCCCCAGGAGTTCTGAACTTATTTGGTAAGACTTGTTACCTAAAACGTACTTATCATTGGGATGACATCTAATAGTATTTGGAAAAAATTAGTGTATTTGTAAACATTTAATTAGAGTAGGGAGAATATCTGtcctatttgatttattttcaaaCTCTTTCAATCTTAGGCTTCCAAATTTACTGATACATTCGTTTTTTAGAAGGAATGTTTGTTGAGAACCTCCTATGTTTAAAGTGCTGGGGACAAAGTAGTgaagaaaaaatactttctgTCCTTATATAGTTTATATTCCAGTGGGgaggaaataa
This DNA window, taken from Elephas maximus indicus isolate mEleMax1 chromosome 3, mEleMax1 primary haplotype, whole genome shotgun sequence, encodes the following:
- the LOC126070882 gene encoding olfactory receptor 7D4-like, translated to MEAENQTKFSEFFLLGLSEDSELQPLFFGLFLSMYLVTVLGNLFIILAVSSDPHLHTPMYFFLSNLSFVDICFITTTVPKMLVNIQTQSKVISYIGCLTQVYFFMIFAGLDNFILSLMAYDRFVAICHPLHYTVIMKPWLCVLLVLMSWVIIFWASLLHILLITRLNFCIGTEIPHFFCELAQIIKLACSDTLINNICLCVLTVLLVVFPLSGTLFSYSQIVSNLMRISSVGARYKAFSTCGSHLSVVSLFYGTGLGVFLSSTVIHASQRISIASVMYTVVTPMLNPFIYSLRNKDMKGFLRRLLCRATSCA